Part of the Oncorhynchus tshawytscha isolate Ot180627B linkage group LG23, Otsh_v2.0, whole genome shotgun sequence genome, caccaacccctcttttatgctgctgctactctgttaatcatatatgcatagtcactttaaccatacctacatgtacatactacctaaattagcacgactaaccggtgcctgtatgtagcctcactacagttatttttcactgtctttttattgTTGCTttcatttctttacttatctattgttcacttAATACCTATTTTTCTTACTTACAAATCACACTGTTGATTAGggtctgtaagtaagcatttcactgtaaggtctacacctgttgtattcggcgcacgcgtcaaataaactttgatttgatttgaaatggcatTTCATTACTCTCAATCATGATATTACTGTATGTCTTTGAGACTGGTCCAGTGGCATGGACAATCGTCTCATAAAGTGGAAAGCCCCTGTAGACATTCACCAGTGCTCACCGTTGTATCAACATTATGATatcagatcagtgcagatgagGAGAGCAAGCTGTTTTAGAGTATTGACTTTTTGAAATAGAGAAGCAGAGAACTCAGCTTCGCGGAAGTCACAGGTGAACCTTGCTGCTGTGCAATTAAAATAACAACCAAAGAGGTAGTGCTGAATTTCCCCAAACTTCTTTGCAGCTTCTATTTATTACAGCTGGTGGTCTGTCTTGGTGAGGCAAAGTGTTCAGTTCACAAGCTGGAGGCAGGCATCCAAGGGTAAGCACCCATTCTATAGATGTTCAACTTCTTTCTTAAGAGAAATTCTGAATGTGTGATTTAACCCTTGGCAAAGCCTGGCACAGAGGCTTCTTCTACACGCTCTGAAGAAGGCATAGCAGCCAAAACACGCACGTATGTGCTTTTAATTATCCTTGTGGACATGACAAGATCATAAATGCATTAACTTACATCAAAAATGAGGAGTGACATGGTATTtcttcaaatatgaacattttaTCACGAGTCATCCAAAGACTACCTtcaaaatgttttgtacacctaTTTTCACCCAGGCAGCACCTGCCGCCTCTAATTCTATGATCGATTTGTTGTGCCATAAACTGAAACTTGGGACTAAGTgtgcttttcttcttcttctgtgtaTGTCAGGAAGTCAATGCCATGGTTCTGGAGATTGTGTGGAGACTCTTGTCACCAGTGCAGTGGAGCCTGTGTCTTCTATCCCTTCTGCTTCCCATAGTATCAATGATATGTGCGATCCGTTCAAAAAGGTAATACTTCCTCCTGTATTATGGCCCTTTATGAGCATTTTTTTTTAGGTATTGCTGACATCCTGTCTGCATTCTTCCATTCGTAGAAAGACATCCAGGTTGTCATTGGCTGAAATGGGACCGATCTCTGGTGAAAGGGTCAGTGTACAAAATACCTGGGAATGTCCCATTCACCTTACCAATTCATTTACATTACCATTAACTGTTGTTTGTGGATGTCCTGCTCCAGAAAATAGTAAATACATAAAAACGTAATGTAAAGCTGGAATTCAAATGTATGGAATAATCGAACTGAACTGAAACCAATGGCTCCCTCTGCTGATACTTATATGATTGCTCATTGCAGCCCCCAGATTCAACTGAGGCCAAGACCTCAGAACTAAGAAAGAACATCATTGGACCAGCATCCTCAAAAAGAAAGTCAACCCAGTCCCAAAGAGAGCACAGAGGTCAGAGTCAGTTGTTCATCACACTTGTAGTTGGACATGTTTCCCCACATCACACTCAGCTCACTGTTTATGTTTCACTCTGTGCAGGGTCTTTCCCAGGGCAGGACACCCCAAGGCCGGTGAAGAAGGCTTTGAGGCAGTTGCCTCCCTTACCTGAGCTGGAGAAGAGCAGTGTCCGACGACACAGCAGCTACACTGGGTCCGTAGTGTATGACGTTGTCGCCACAGAGGTTTGTAATCAATGGCCCACTACAGACAACAAGGCTTCTCAACAACAGACAGCAGACGGCAGCAACCACCTGGAGGAGGTAGATGAAAAGGGGGAAGTTCCGTTCCCTGTCTATGCCAAAGTCAACAAAACCAAAGTTTGCTCGAACTCATCAAGACGTTCACCACTGTATGCCAAAGTGAACAAGACTAGCTCCCGGACTGTGAAATCTTAACTACTGTTCTGCAGTGACTGATAAGTCAACACTGTGACCGACATGTCCTCCAAATACTAAATAGTCTACTATGCTTCATGCCAAACGTTTATTTGAGATAATTGCTTAACTCGTTTTGTTCTTTCTGAAATGTTTATATGCGTATGTGTTTCTTATGTTGTTTCTCAGGCCCGCAATGCTACAAAGGCACAGAAATGACTTCTGTTGTAATTTACTTGGGTCTCAAGACAATAAATGAAGTTTGTTTGCTCTATGTTCATTAATTATACTGCTCCGTCTAC contains:
- the LOC121840578 gene encoding uncharacterized protein LOC121840578, with product MVLEIVWRLLSPVQWSLCLLSLLLPIVSMICAIRSKRKTSRLSLAEMGPISGERPPDSTEAKTSELRKNIIGPASSKRKSTQSQREHRGSFPGQDTPRPVKKALRQLPPLPELEKSSVRRHSSYTGSVVYDVVATEVCNQWPTTDNKASQQQTADGSNHLEEVDEKGEVPFPVYAKVNKTKVCSNSSRRSPLYAKVNKTSSRTVKS